The Zeugodacus cucurbitae isolate PBARC_wt_2022May chromosome 4, idZeuCucr1.2, whole genome shotgun sequence genome includes the window ACTCGTTGATCTTCGATGTCTTACCTTACGCAATGTGGACGAATTCGTTGTTCCAGGCAGAAAATAGATAGATGTAGTGTATCTGGAAGATCGTTTGatactatatttaatttttttagggtcTCATAAAAGCACGTTATTCCAAATATTCAGATTTTCCATCAGGTCAGGAAGCCTAACTTAAACTCGTTGATGTATGGCAACTCTTTCAAATATGTTCTATAGCATTTTCTAACCTCCATACATAGTGTGATCTCCAGCTCTCCTGTTGGCAACTGGATATACTTCAACTTCAATCTTCGAttgtaatttagttttttcttaCTTATATACAGTCATTCGCACTCAAAATGTGACACTACGAAATATCTTCAGTTCTATAAAATGTCCCATATTGGGAGTGCGAGTGGGTGAGTCCTcgttttttatctttaaaaagtGCTTGTATTGCTTAACGTCTCTgctttaaataacttttatttatttatatattatatttaaatattgtatacatACAGATAAATTCATGAATACATCCAACAACACTTATGGATATTTGTCTTTACGcctgtttaaatatttgtatgtatatatacatatctgtatataaatttgtatatattaatatttacatatgtatgtatgtatatgtagatactGATATTCATAAGTATGCATGTACTAAATATATagttagaaatataaatttgtagctaaaaaaaaatattaaaaaaaaatttttagaagcaaaaaaaataatttatttaaattacaaaattttttaattttatttatttagtatgtatgtatttattacgGTCATTATATAAAGCATTTGtgtaaaagttttcaaaaaagcACCACAGATTTTGTGCTCTAGTCGGCCTCCCCAAGCcattgcaaatatatatatatataaattgtttgtatgtatatatatataggtatatataagTTAGTAAGTAACTAtggtatgtaaatgtgtatataaaaatatttataaatatttatgtaaaacagAAAAACTtttcagaaaacaaaaattacttaaattaagCACCAAAATAGTACACACATTAAAATAAGCACCCGTTACATTACAAacctacatataaaatattataacagtatttgtatgtatgtacgcatttTGAAACCCCCCTCTATCTCTTTGCAAATTCGTGATTTGTATCGTTGTCTTAGCAAATAACATAGTTACATACATAGCACATTAAAAGATAGAAACATAAATGGAAAGTAAGAACATTGAGTTTCATTCAACTTTTCGACTATTTAACCGCACAGCTGTACACATCCCAAACAAATCAGCTGCTTGTCCAAAAAGAAAACAGATTTATTCATTAACACCAGTTAAGAGCACCGTATCCTCTGGTATGGGTTTACGCTTGTAAGAACCCTCGGTTACCAGATACACCACCAAAGCGCCGAAAATCACATAAAAACAGCCGATAGTGTTAGCCATAACGCCAGCACTCGAAAACGAGGAATAATCGggtctaaaaaatataaattttttattaaattataaagtaaacaaaaaatattcatataatatgtTACGCACATAGCAAATATAGCCTTCTCAGTGATGCCCATTAGCGCACTAGCTATGGCCAAGACGAAGCCGAAGAGTCCGAAATAGATGTGCAATGGCATGTAGGCGACCTTGAGTGCCTCCCGCCAGCCGGGTGCGAGATAAGCTGTAAATCCAGCGACATACTGCAAGCCGAAGACAATGACAGCGCCCATGCCCATCCACGAGTGCAACGAGTACATATTCGGTATTGGTGGATTGGCCAGATTGTGCGAATCGAAGACGGTGATCAGTGCAATA containing:
- the LOC105211020 gene encoding plasma membrane ascorbate-dependent reductase CYBRD1 isoform X2, translating into MKIPIFIIGKMDEDATLTNFKVLYVVTQLCGLTMIILVGCWVGIHFGGVGGTDNPKLEFNWHPLFMTIGLLFLYGNSILVYRGFRNVRKKTLKLAHAGIHLTAFVLTVIALITVFDSHNLANPPIPNMYSLHSWMGMGAVIVFGLQYVAGFTAYLAPGWREALKVAYMPLHIYFGLFGFVLAIASALMGITEKAIFAIPDYSSFSSAGVMANTIGCFYVIFGALVVYLVTEGSYKRKPIPEDTVLLTGVNE
- the LOC105211020 gene encoding plasma membrane ascorbate-dependent reductase CYBRD1 isoform X3 — its product is MDEDATLTNFKVLYVVTQLCGLTMIILVGCWVGIHFGGVGGTDNPKLEFNWHPLFMTIGLLFLYGNSILVYRGFRNVRKKTLKLAHAGIHLTAFVLTVIALITVFDSHNLANPPIPNMYSLHSWMGMGAVIVFGLQYVAGFTAYLAPGWREALKVAYMPLHIYFGLFGFVLAIASALMGITEKAIFAIPDYSSFSSAGVMANTIGCFYVIFGALVVYLVTEGSYKRKPIPEDTVLLTGVNE